The proteins below come from a single Dinghuibacter silviterrae genomic window:
- a CDS encoding SusC/RagA family TonB-linked outer membrane protein, with protein sequence MKNFLLLFIALSAIPGLLQAQDAGKKATVHFGHASLRQAFAEIEKQYGLNFSYNEANIALYTKDIDFQLKEATASQVLDKIFTGSPLTWSFKGNLVVLTADPNYHKKPGAAHASSELLTGTITDAETAEPLPGVTIKAGDQAVQTDKEGGYTLPLTAGSYSVMVSYVGYASKEVHGVEISLAAPTVINLTLNKVGTDLSEVVVVGYGRQSRKLLTSAISTVQKSEFNQGNFNSPEQLLQGKVAGLTIARSGDPNGVPSIILRGPATLRPGAAQEPFYVVDEIPGADIRLISPDDIVTIEVLKDASATAIYGTRASNGVIILTTKKGRLAQTLVNYNTYVSVENVARKIHMMNAAQLKAYLSKNNLALDPSDDQGANTDWQKAVTQTAVSQNQHVSLSGGSGNLTYNASVNYFDSKGILRNTGLNRLIGRVGIEQRALKNHLKLGMSVSTSTSNSDLLPDQSIILYNMLRYLPTVPVKKADGTYTENLQRVQYYNPVSLQNNAWQNLENKTTLLNGTAQVILPFGFKYDLNLTSQSGQDNSGTYYTSQYTLKTGLNGQAYRSSYESSKKMLETFGTFARRVGDYDINVLGGYSWQEDVTGNGFQASNQNFPTDTLGYTNIGLGSPIGNYRNDWGTDQYEKLRLISFYTRAKYSFKDRYLLQLSLRRDASSAFGVNHRWATFPSASFAWRAIDESFLKSQKLFSDLKGRISYGITGNSLGFDPLISKVQYSSVGAFYYNGTFVNAIGPSQNANPDLKWEKTAMFNIGVDLALLKDRVKASIEYYDKETSDLIWYYPVSTIQYFVSTYTANVGAISNKGFELTVDATPVKSASFQWTTSFNLAHNANKLVSLSNNIFKLDSIFEASPDGQGQTGSYVQILKSGKPVGQFFTFRYAGKNASGVTQFYDANGRITLAPQNFVDYHYAGNAQPKFLIGWGNTLTWKGFDLNVFVRASLGAKVMDATLADLNRPDEVTNYNLPVFSTHESPNDISAYIYSNRYVENASYLRLDNVTLGYSFPALFKGMRGLRLYVSGNNLAILTGYRGIDPEVFLSGLTPGVDNKDYYPRTRGFLFGLNLDL encoded by the coding sequence ATGAAAAATTTTCTACTCCTGTTCATTGCTCTGTCTGCAATACCGGGCCTCTTACAGGCCCAGGACGCCGGCAAAAAAGCAACGGTGCACTTCGGACATGCCAGCCTGCGTCAGGCGTTTGCAGAAATCGAAAAACAATATGGCCTGAACTTCTCCTACAACGAGGCGAATATCGCGTTGTATACAAAAGATATCGATTTCCAGTTGAAAGAGGCCACGGCCAGCCAGGTCCTCGACAAGATCTTTACGGGCAGTCCACTCACCTGGTCGTTCAAAGGGAACCTGGTCGTGCTTACCGCTGATCCCAATTATCACAAGAAACCTGGCGCCGCCCATGCCAGCTCCGAGCTCCTGACAGGTACCATCACCGATGCGGAGACGGCCGAGCCCTTGCCCGGCGTCACGATCAAAGCCGGCGACCAGGCAGTACAGACCGACAAAGAAGGCGGGTACACCCTCCCATTGACTGCCGGCTCCTATTCCGTGATGGTCTCTTATGTCGGTTATGCTTCAAAGGAAGTGCACGGCGTCGAGATCTCGCTGGCGGCTCCCACCGTGATCAACCTCACCCTGAACAAGGTGGGGACCGATCTGAGCGAAGTGGTCGTCGTCGGGTATGGCCGGCAGTCCCGGAAATTGCTCACCAGCGCCATCAGCACCGTCCAAAAATCGGAGTTTAACCAGGGCAATTTCAACAGTCCCGAGCAGCTGCTCCAGGGGAAGGTGGCGGGCCTCACCATTGCCCGCTCGGGCGACCCCAATGGCGTTCCGTCGATCATCCTTCGCGGCCCTGCCACCCTGCGTCCGGGCGCCGCCCAGGAACCCTTTTATGTTGTCGATGAGATCCCCGGCGCGGATATCCGCCTCATATCGCCGGACGACATCGTCACCATCGAAGTGCTGAAAGATGCGTCGGCAACTGCCATCTATGGCACAAGGGCTTCCAACGGGGTGATCATTCTCACGACAAAAAAAGGCCGCCTGGCGCAGACCCTGGTCAATTACAACACGTATGTATCGGTGGAAAATGTCGCCCGAAAGATCCATATGATGAACGCCGCCCAGCTTAAGGCTTATCTGTCAAAGAACAATCTTGCCCTCGACCCTTCCGACGACCAGGGGGCCAACACCGATTGGCAGAAAGCCGTTACCCAAACGGCCGTATCCCAGAATCAGCATGTCTCCCTCAGTGGAGGCTCGGGTAACCTCACCTATAATGCCTCGGTCAACTACTTCGACAGCAAAGGAATACTAAGAAATACCGGCCTGAACCGCCTCATCGGCCGGGTCGGCATCGAACAACGCGCCCTGAAGAATCATCTGAAGCTGGGGATGTCCGTTAGCACTTCCACCAGCAATTCCGACCTGCTGCCTGACCAGAGCATCATTCTGTACAATATGTTGCGCTATCTTCCTACCGTGCCCGTGAAAAAGGCCGATGGGACGTATACAGAGAATTTGCAGCGGGTGCAATACTATAACCCTGTTTCGCTTCAAAACAACGCCTGGCAGAATCTGGAGAACAAGACCACCCTGCTCAACGGAACGGCACAGGTGATTCTCCCCTTTGGCTTTAAATACGACCTGAACCTGACCTCCCAAAGCGGCCAGGATAACAGCGGGACCTATTATACGAGCCAGTATACGCTAAAGACGGGCCTCAATGGTCAGGCCTATCGCTCTTCGTACGAGAGCTCGAAAAAAATGCTCGAAACCTTCGGCACGTTCGCCAGGCGGGTTGGTGACTACGACATCAACGTGCTGGGCGGATACAGCTGGCAGGAAGATGTCACCGGCAATGGCTTTCAGGCGAGCAACCAGAATTTCCCTACCGACACGCTCGGCTACACCAACATCGGTTTGGGCAGCCCCATCGGCAACTACCGTAATGACTGGGGGACCGATCAATACGAGAAACTGCGGCTCATCTCTTTCTACACCCGCGCAAAGTATAGCTTTAAGGATAGATACCTGCTGCAGCTGTCGCTCCGCCGGGATGCCTCCTCCGCCTTCGGCGTCAACCACCGCTGGGCTACCTTCCCCTCTGCCTCCTTCGCCTGGCGCGCCATCGACGAATCCTTTCTCAAGTCCCAGAAACTGTTCAGCGATCTGAAAGGACGGATCAGCTACGGGATCACCGGAAACTCCCTCGGATTCGACCCGCTTATTTCGAAAGTTCAATATAGTTCCGTCGGGGCGTTCTACTACAACGGGACCTTCGTCAATGCGATCGGCCCTTCCCAGAATGCAAACCCCGATCTCAAATGGGAGAAGACGGCCATGTTCAATATCGGCGTCGATCTCGCCCTGCTGAAAGACCGCGTCAAAGCCAGCATCGAATACTATGACAAAGAGACCAGCGATCTTATCTGGTACTACCCCGTCTCCACGATCCAATATTTTGTGTCTACCTATACGGCCAACGTTGGGGCCATCTCCAACAAAGGCTTCGAACTGACCGTCGATGCCACGCCGGTGAAGAGCGCTTCCTTCCAGTGGACTACATCCTTCAATCTCGCGCATAATGCCAACAAGCTGGTCTCTCTCTCCAATAACATCTTCAAGCTCGATTCCATCTTCGAGGCCTCTCCGGACGGACAGGGGCAAACGGGTTCTTATGTACAGATTCTCAAGTCGGGAAAACCCGTAGGCCAGTTCTTCACCTTCAGGTATGCGGGTAAGAATGCGTCCGGTGTCACCCAGTTCTATGATGCGAACGGCAGGATCACCCTGGCGCCACAGAACTTCGTGGATTACCACTACGCCGGTAACGCCCAGCCGAAATTTTTGATCGGCTGGGGCAATACCCTTACCTGGAAGGGGTTTGATCTGAATGTCTTCGTAAGGGCCTCCCTGGGGGCAAAGGTTATGGATGCCACCCTCGCCGATCTCAATCGCCCGGACGAGGTCACTAATTACAACCTCCCGGTGTTTTCCACCCACGAGTCGCCAAATGATATCAGCGCTTACATCTACTCGAACCGGTATGTGGAAAACGCTTCCTATCTGCGCCTCGACAACGTGACGCTGGGATACAGCTTTCCGGCCTTATTCAAAGGGATGCGCGGTCTTCGTCTCTATGTGTCCGGGAATAACCTGGCCATCCTCACGGGCTATCGCGGGATCGATCCCGAAGTATTCCTCAGTGGCCTTACCCCCGGCGTCGACAACAAAGACTACTATCCCCGGACCAGGGGCTTCCTGTTCGGACTAAACCTTGATCTATGA
- a CDS encoding SusC/RagA family TonB-linked outer membrane protein, producing MYYQVTPREPVKGTVIGADGAPIAGATVRSLSSKKTTTTNEKGEFSLPAAEGEKFLITVVGYNDQEVTVSGTSLRVTMTIGNSQLGEVVVVGYGSRKKADLTGSLTQLKADNIRQGVTISADNMLQGKVAGVRIAQSSGEPGAGVDVFIRGVGSIRSGSTPLFVIDGVPLSNDNVSAGSPDLGMGSTDAKNPLNFLNTGDIETITVLKDASAAAIYGARGSNGVVLITTKRSKKGDPSLTYDTYVGTSSVIRKIRVLSASEYRKAITSPAFDHGGNTDWQDAIFRHGFVENHNLSFAKTSATGSYTASISRLDQDGVVKNSDFHRTTGRLNAEESFFDNKRLVVKMNLTASNIDESGIPNGNTAGSDGQFMMYALMANPTWNVHDSTGNFTNFNIIQLFNPLYVLSVYDDRTNTFRVLGNVEASLRLLPGLNYRFNLGLDKTASERNTTIYPNVTDRTPQGAYVQNDLKSLSTLLEHYLTYDLDIQKHQVEVLGGFSYQKFDFSGTAFGTQNIAALGAGVPPMYNPGYSGIPSAPSGYAQENELQSFFGRLNYNYDNRFLVTASLRADGSTRFGANNKYGYFPSFAAGWNLTKESFLKNVSAIRSLKLRASWGQTGNQEVPNKITQASYSLSAASGYYLDGTNLVNGLVVNRTANPDLKWELVEQYNFGVDFELFKNKLYGTLEYYNKATKDPILNIPSPPLSPTSTVWANVGGEIVNKGFEITLGSQVISKKDLSWNVDVNGSTLKNVVEGLPVSELYSGSISGPGLSGVTANIYKNGYAAGSFYMLKHLGYDQNGKDIFSTDREIFQGAIPKFNFGFNSLLRYKTLDLGVSFIGQTGGYLFNNTALELNINNLSTDRNVLKKYVDDHANLGNQVTVSSLYLEKSDFLRLNNLRLGNTFSFKQLPWIQSLNVYVSAQNLFTITKYSGYDPLVNTDKNVNGNQSLGVDYATYPAAKTFLLGATIKF from the coding sequence ATGTATTACCAGGTTACCCCAAGGGAGCCCGTTAAAGGAACAGTGATCGGCGCAGATGGCGCACCTATTGCCGGCGCCACCGTTAGATCGCTTTCCTCCAAGAAAACGACGACGACCAACGAAAAGGGAGAATTTTCCCTGCCTGCGGCCGAGGGCGAAAAATTCCTGATCACTGTTGTGGGCTACAACGACCAGGAGGTAACCGTCAGCGGTACATCCTTGCGGGTGACCATGACCATTGGTAACAGCCAGCTTGGAGAGGTGGTAGTGGTCGGTTATGGGAGTCGTAAAAAGGCCGATTTAACCGGTTCGTTAACTCAGTTAAAGGCCGATAATATAAGACAAGGGGTTACCATTTCTGCAGACAACATGCTTCAGGGTAAGGTGGCGGGTGTACGCATCGCGCAATCAAGCGGCGAACCCGGTGCCGGCGTTGACGTATTCATCCGTGGCGTAGGCTCTATCCGCAGCGGTAGCACACCGCTTTTTGTGATCGATGGCGTGCCCCTGAGCAACGATAACGTGAGCGCCGGCAGCCCTGATCTGGGTATGGGTAGCACCGATGCCAAGAATCCGTTGAACTTTCTGAATACAGGCGATATCGAAACCATCACGGTATTAAAAGACGCTTCTGCTGCGGCCATCTATGGCGCCAGGGGTTCTAACGGCGTGGTGCTCATTACCACTAAACGTAGTAAAAAGGGCGACCCCTCGTTAACCTACGATACGTATGTGGGTACCTCTTCCGTTATCAGGAAGATACGGGTGCTTTCCGCTTCGGAATACCGGAAGGCAATAACCAGTCCGGCTTTCGATCACGGCGGCAATACCGATTGGCAGGATGCGATCTTCCGCCACGGCTTTGTAGAAAACCACAACCTGTCGTTTGCGAAAACCTCCGCTACAGGCAGCTATACGGCATCGATTTCCCGCCTCGATCAAGATGGTGTTGTAAAGAATAGCGACTTCCATAGGACGACCGGCAGGTTGAATGCCGAAGAGTCCTTCTTCGACAACAAGCGGTTGGTCGTTAAAATGAACCTGACCGCCAGCAATATCGATGAAAGTGGCATACCCAACGGAAATACCGCCGGGTCAGACGGACAGTTTATGATGTATGCCCTGATGGCCAATCCCACCTGGAATGTACATGATTCTACCGGCAATTTTACCAATTTCAACATCATCCAGTTGTTCAATCCCCTCTACGTGCTCAGCGTTTATGACGACAGAACCAATACTTTCCGGGTATTGGGCAATGTGGAAGCCTCATTGCGTTTGTTGCCAGGATTGAACTACCGTTTCAATTTGGGGCTCGATAAAACAGCTTCAGAGCGTAATACGACCATCTACCCCAACGTTACCGACAGAACCCCCCAGGGTGCCTATGTACAAAACGACCTGAAATCTTTGTCAACGTTGCTGGAACATTACCTCACCTATGATCTGGATATCCAAAAACACCAGGTGGAGGTATTGGGTGGGTTTTCCTATCAAAAGTTCGACTTCTCGGGTACGGCTTTCGGTACGCAGAACATTGCTGCACTGGGTGCAGGCGTACCACCCATGTACAATCCGGGTTATTCCGGAATACCTAGTGCTCCCAGCGGGTACGCCCAGGAGAACGAGCTGCAATCATTCTTCGGACGCTTGAACTATAATTATGACAACCGGTTCCTGGTTACTGCATCTCTTCGCGCAGACGGTTCTACCCGTTTTGGCGCCAATAACAAATATGGTTACTTCCCCTCTTTTGCAGCGGGGTGGAACCTTACCAAAGAATCGTTTCTTAAAAATGTCTCGGCGATCAGAAGTCTGAAACTGCGCGCCAGCTGGGGACAAACCGGCAACCAGGAAGTGCCCAACAAAATTACCCAGGCCAGCTATTCATTGTCAGCGGCCTCTGGATATTACCTGGATGGCACCAACCTGGTGAATGGACTTGTAGTGAACCGTACCGCCAACCCCGATCTTAAATGGGAACTGGTTGAACAATACAACTTTGGCGTTGACTTCGAGCTCTTTAAGAACAAACTGTACGGTACATTGGAGTATTATAACAAAGCCACAAAAGATCCTATCCTGAATATCCCTTCGCCCCCATTAAGCCCCACCAGTACCGTATGGGCGAATGTGGGTGGCGAGATCGTGAATAAGGGCTTTGAGATTACACTGGGTTCTCAAGTCATCAGCAAGAAAGACCTCTCATGGAATGTCGATGTAAACGGTTCTACCCTGAAAAACGTCGTCGAGGGCCTTCCTGTTTCCGAATTGTATTCCGGTAGCATCTCTGGTCCGGGGCTTTCCGGTGTAACCGCCAACATCTATAAAAATGGCTATGCCGCAGGTTCATTCTATATGTTAAAGCACCTGGGCTACGACCAAAATGGGAAGGATATATTCTCGACGGACAGGGAGATCTTTCAGGGGGCTATTCCCAAATTCAACTTCGGCTTTAATAGCCTTTTACGGTATAAGACCCTTGACCTGGGTGTTTCCTTCATTGGCCAAACCGGGGGGTACCTGTTTAACAACACCGCGCTTGAGCTGAACATCAACAACCTGTCTACAGATCGCAACGTGCTGAAAAAGTATGTCGATGATCACGCAAACCTTGGCAACCAGGTAACCGTGTCGTCCCTGTACCTGGAGAAATCGGATTTCCTCCGGCTCAACAATCTCCGTTTGGGAAATACCTTTTCTTTCAAACAATTGCCCTGGATACAATCGCTCAACGTATATGTAAGCGCTCAGAACCTGTTCACCATCACCAAATATTCCGGCTACGATCCTTTGGTGAATACCGACAAGAATGTAAATGGCAACCAGTCGCTGGGCGTTGATTATGCGACCTATCCCGCGGCAAAAACCTTTCTGTTAGGCGCAACCATCAAATTTTAA
- a CDS encoding RagB/SusD family nutrient uptake outer membrane protein, with the protein MNKKLFTLCGFLIVAMAGCTKLHEQVIDEVLGSSSASPQNALAAAYGQMDNGTFVNHAQTFALQEYSTNEAILPTRGSDWGDGGIYRAIHEFTWDGTNSMITNTWNSLNLGITESLTAINSVAQSNDPNKAQLLAESKALLDLYTFHALDLFGQAPYRDPSNPNAPVQVRKAATAIDSLITDVESLIPNLANIGQNNTGNGRFTKQAAYALLADMYLNRAVFKDRYNTTGFNFTEAAVDGNGTDMDKVITYTSNIIGSGQFKLESNFFHNFDIQNANGTELIFVITQYVNTLTSSSNNFAYMPMERNQKPTPANRGTNASCITPEFYHTWDNNQNDPRFQRHYQYPDGTWFMNDGTDVSVPVTTVVVAGVTLPWFHYNRGLQVGQQYGPTLSGTTDYQHTPDGRIKVNMLYCEKAPTQPMNFTPDLNFDDPTQGVFTQQEINRGVRPFKFEFDPTGLNSRSNSAIPMYRLGGMYCMRAEAYLRKGLTAQALADVNALRTSRTREALYGNAPGVALTSIDLPTLYNETGFEMYWEQYRRKASIRFGTFEAAGTTKPVSQPFRRIYPIPQSTMDASKLFTQNQGY; encoded by the coding sequence ATGAATAAGAAATTATTTACACTCTGCGGTTTTTTGATAGTGGCTATGGCAGGCTGTACCAAACTCCATGAGCAGGTCATTGATGAGGTGCTGGGCTCCAGTAGCGCAAGTCCTCAAAATGCACTGGCCGCAGCATACGGACAAATGGACAATGGTACTTTTGTAAACCATGCCCAGACATTTGCCCTACAGGAATATTCAACAAACGAAGCCATATTGCCTACACGCGGCAGCGACTGGGGTGACGGGGGGATTTATCGCGCTATTCATGAATTCACCTGGGATGGGACTAATTCTATGATTACCAACACATGGAACAGCCTTAATCTCGGTATCACCGAATCGCTCACTGCCATCAACAGCGTTGCCCAATCGAATGATCCCAACAAGGCCCAACTGCTGGCGGAATCCAAAGCCCTGCTGGATTTATATACTTTTCATGCGTTAGACCTGTTTGGCCAGGCGCCTTACCGCGACCCCAGCAACCCCAATGCTCCGGTGCAGGTAAGAAAGGCAGCAACCGCCATCGACAGTCTGATTACCGATGTGGAGTCATTGATACCAAATCTGGCGAACATAGGCCAGAACAATACGGGTAACGGGCGTTTTACCAAACAAGCAGCGTATGCCCTGCTGGCAGACATGTATCTTAACCGTGCGGTGTTCAAGGACCGTTACAATACCACCGGTTTTAATTTTACTGAAGCGGCGGTGGATGGCAACGGAACCGACATGGATAAAGTGATCACTTATACGTCCAATATCATTGGGTCAGGACAATTTAAGCTGGAAAGCAACTTTTTCCACAATTTTGACATCCAGAACGCAAACGGAACCGAACTGATCTTTGTCATCACCCAGTATGTAAACACCCTGACCAGCAGCAGCAATAATTTTGCGTACATGCCTATGGAAAGGAATCAGAAGCCTACTCCGGCAAACCGGGGTACCAATGCCTCCTGCATTACCCCTGAATTTTATCATACCTGGGATAACAATCAAAACGATCCGCGCTTTCAAAGGCATTATCAATACCCCGATGGCACCTGGTTTATGAACGACGGTACGGACGTCAGCGTTCCCGTTACCACTGTTGTAGTGGCAGGTGTTACATTGCCCTGGTTCCATTACAACCGCGGTTTGCAGGTTGGTCAACAGTATGGGCCAACCCTCTCGGGAACTACTGACTATCAACACACGCCCGACGGACGTATTAAAGTAAATATGCTGTATTGCGAAAAGGCGCCTACCCAACCGATGAATTTTACGCCCGATCTTAATTTTGACGATCCCACCCAGGGTGTATTCACCCAGCAGGAGATCAATCGCGGTGTCCGGCCATTCAAATTCGAGTTTGACCCGACCGGCCTTAACAGCAGAAGCAATAGCGCCATTCCGATGTACCGTTTGGGTGGGATGTATTGTATGCGCGCAGAAGCTTATTTACGCAAAGGGCTGACTGCACAGGCTTTGGCTGATGTGAATGCGCTGCGTACGAGCAGAACGCGCGAAGCCCTCTATGGAAATGCTCCCGGAGTAGCACTTACTTCTATTGACTTGCCAACGCTTTACAATGAGACCGGGTTTGAAATGTATTGGGAACAGTACAGGAGAAAGGCCTCGATCCGCTTCGGCACCTTCGAGGCAGCAGGTACGACGAAACCGGTATCTCAACCCTTCCGGCGCATTTACCCTATTCCCCAGTCGACAATGGATGCGTCGAAGTTATTTACGCAGAATCAGGGCTATTAG
- a CDS encoding right-handed parallel beta-helix repeat-containing protein — MYIKTLTRSLILQSVLLSHFVFSSYAQQPPKLQESNFFLYKQDNGAYSARKQDGSIAFTDPSFSTVFNATVSSLPQGGDIRLAGNTTFTVDKSLNIPNKWINVQGGGNSTILKAAAGLNASVIYASGDWSKGYISLQDFQIDGNKANNTSTDEHGIELYRIWNANLRDLFIHDVHGDGIYTHAEQGTKGIVEARWTDLTIYDAYRCAIHLGRNATDFEIENVIMRTRHGLTAPTTYAVYCEGGGGAGTQFSNIHSYEFDYGFWIDWGDVAISNFHSDGNKVGIMLNGSHLVQVTNSWFSQNPSGAFIMKNALQNTITANTILFKGDTSNADGINISGKSTQNIITGSIISGYKGYGINLTDAGVQNTVLNGNIVSGNSEGWLNDHGGQTTQQGNVTH, encoded by the coding sequence ATGTATATAAAAACACTAACTCGTTCGCTTATCCTACAGTCCGTTCTCCTTTCCCATTTTGTCTTCTCTTCTTATGCCCAGCAGCCGCCCAAGCTCCAGGAAAGCAACTTTTTCCTCTATAAACAAGACAATGGCGCCTACTCCGCCCGTAAGCAGGACGGCTCGATAGCCTTCACTGACCCCTCCTTCAGCACCGTCTTCAATGCGACCGTTTCCTCTCTCCCTCAGGGCGGGGACATACGTCTGGCAGGCAATACTACCTTTACCGTGGACAAGTCCTTAAACATACCCAACAAATGGATCAACGTACAAGGGGGCGGCAACAGCACCATCCTGAAGGCGGCGGCCGGTCTTAATGCCTCCGTCATCTATGCGTCGGGGGACTGGTCCAAGGGGTATATCTCTTTGCAGGATTTTCAGATCGATGGCAACAAGGCGAACAATACCTCCACCGATGAACATGGCATCGAGTTATACAGGATCTGGAATGCGAACCTAAGGGACCTATTCATCCATGATGTGCACGGGGATGGCATCTACACGCACGCCGAGCAGGGCACAAAAGGCATTGTAGAAGCAAGATGGACCGACCTCACGATCTATGACGCCTATCGGTGCGCCATCCACCTGGGGCGTAACGCCACCGATTTCGAAATTGAAAATGTCATTATGCGTACCCGGCATGGTCTAACCGCCCCTACCACGTACGCCGTCTATTGCGAAGGAGGTGGCGGAGCCGGAACACAATTCTCCAACATCCATTCCTATGAATTCGACTATGGGTTTTGGATCGACTGGGGTGACGTAGCCATCTCCAACTTTCACAGCGATGGCAACAAGGTAGGCATCATGCTCAACGGTTCCCATTTGGTCCAGGTTACGAATTCCTGGTTTAGCCAAAACCCTTCCGGCGCCTTTATCATGAAAAATGCCCTGCAGAATACCATTACCGCCAACACCATCCTATTCAAAGGCGATACAAGCAATGCCGACGGCATCAATATCAGTGGCAAAAGCACCCAGAATATCATTACAGGATCTATCATCTCCGGGTATAAGGGCTATGGCATAAATCTAACCGATGCCGGTGTTCAAAATACAGTACTAAACGGGAACATTGTATCTGGCAATAGCGAAGGTTGGTTAAACGACCATGGAGGCCAAACAACACAACAAGGCAACGTCACCCACTAA
- a CDS encoding RagB/SusD family nutrient uptake outer membrane protein, with protein sequence MKQFRILAAILLLSACTKIDVPVEDQLTPATFPTTDAQFILAAGPAYIGLRGNYCLSYWEQQTLSTDEAILPSRAGGWYDGGRYQQMHYHNWTPDNPIMSDTWTWGFSTISTCNQILALFASSPNSPVKTKYAAEIRTLRALMFFFMMDAYGNIPVYTTFGDTTTPVQKSRSEVFDFIESEVKAALPALGTATDATQYGRPNTYTAYALLAKLYLNAEVYTGKPRYNDVVTYCDSVIMSGKYSLATDYAKMFYPDNGPQMTEFIFAIPYDHASAQGEQYNWYSLHPALQQKYGLSYRLSNPVSTIPSYYAQFSDTNDVRTALWLTGKQYDFSGNPIIINTTKVGLDDTYTGTDGSTPVAYQLTFTPDLTLRDSAKFEVGGDELGKAKGIRNLKYYPDVTATDRNQSNDVPVFRYADILLMKAEAILRGAAPTYGVTALSLVNQLRTTRNAAPLSALSLDDMLKERALELNWENTRRIDLIRFGKYENSWGYKTDADPNKRIFPIPSGELILNPTLIQNPGY encoded by the coding sequence ATGAAACAATTCCGCATTCTGGCAGCCATCCTTCTGCTCAGCGCCTGCACCAAGATAGACGTACCGGTAGAAGATCAACTGACCCCTGCCACCTTCCCCACGACCGACGCCCAATTCATCCTTGCCGCCGGCCCGGCCTATATCGGCCTTCGGGGTAACTACTGCCTTTCTTACTGGGAGCAACAGACCCTGAGCACCGACGAAGCCATCCTGCCCAGCCGTGCGGGTGGCTGGTATGACGGCGGCCGCTACCAACAGATGCACTACCACAACTGGACGCCTGATAATCCCATCATGTCCGATACCTGGACCTGGGGCTTCTCCACCATCAGCACTTGTAACCAGATACTGGCCCTCTTCGCCTCTTCCCCGAACAGCCCGGTCAAAACCAAATACGCGGCCGAGATCAGGACCCTGCGGGCGCTGATGTTCTTCTTCATGATGGACGCCTATGGGAACATCCCCGTTTACACCACGTTCGGCGATACGACAACGCCGGTTCAGAAAAGCCGGTCCGAAGTGTTCGACTTTATCGAATCCGAAGTCAAAGCCGCATTACCCGCTTTGGGTACGGCTACGGACGCGACCCAATACGGCCGGCCCAACACCTACACCGCGTATGCCCTGCTGGCAAAATTGTATCTCAACGCCGAAGTCTATACCGGCAAGCCCCGGTACAACGACGTGGTGACGTACTGCGACAGCGTCATCATGTCCGGTAAATACAGCCTGGCCACGGACTACGCAAAAATGTTCTACCCCGACAATGGCCCACAGATGACGGAATTCATCTTCGCTATCCCCTATGACCATGCGAGCGCACAGGGCGAACAATACAACTGGTATTCACTGCATCCTGCCCTACAACAGAAGTATGGTCTTTCCTATCGTTTGAGCAATCCGGTCAGCACCATCCCGTCCTACTATGCCCAGTTCAGTGATACCAACGATGTGCGAACCGCCCTCTGGCTCACCGGCAAACAGTACGATTTCTCCGGTAACCCGATCATCATCAACACCACCAAGGTCGGCCTGGACGACACCTACACCGGGACTGACGGTAGCACGCCGGTGGCCTATCAGCTTACCTTCACACCGGACCTTACCCTCCGCGACTCCGCTAAGTTCGAAGTGGGCGGGGATGAGCTCGGCAAGGCCAAAGGCATCCGGAATCTGAAATATTATCCGGACGTGACAGCCACCGATCGCAATCAAAGTAACGACGTTCCCGTATTCCGTTATGCGGACATTTTATTGATGAAGGCGGAAGCCATTCTCCGCGGTGCCGCACCCACTTACGGCGTTACCGCCCTTAGCCTCGTCAATCAGCTGAGGACCACACGCAACGCAGCCCCTCTGTCAGCGCTGAGTCTCGACGACATGCTGAAGGAGCGGGCCCTCGAACTCAACTGGGAAAATACCCGCCGCATCGATCTCATTCGGTTTGGAAAATACGAGAATTCCTGGGGCTACAAAACGGATGCCGACCCTAACAAACGCATTTTCCCCATTCCTTCCGGCGAACTGATCCTCAATCCGACCTTGATCCAGAATCCGGGCTATTAA